The genomic segment TGGCGCTCGCAATCGGCGAATGCCGACTTCGTCAATGCCGAGACCGACGCCTACGTCGCTGCCGCATGGGCGGCGTACCAGCGCAGCTATGTGTACGGCAACATCGTCAACGTCTGGGGCTCGCCTTCGCCGGGGAATGTCGTGCACTACTCGTTCGACAACAGCCAGCACGACCGGCGGCCCGGCACGCTCTTCTTCCACAGCAACACGGTGCGCATCAGCGCCGACGCCGTCGGGGGGAACCTGCGCAAGAACCTGTTCGACCAGGGGCCGTGGTGGGGCGACGCGGGTTACTACAACATCCCGGTCGGCGCGACCAACGTCGGAAGCGCGCTGCACTACGTGGTGGGCGGGACCGACTACGGTCCAATGCTGCAACACACGCAGGCCCAGTACGCGGCCATCCGGGCGGTCAACAACGCCATCCAGCTCACCAGCGCCACGCCGGGCGCGACGCGGTTCGCTTTCGGATGGACCCGCTACAAGGCGGACCAGGTGCAGCTGGGAGCCAACTGGATCTCGTCCGGCTGGGACGCAGTGGTGCCGGCCGCGGGGAACACCACTTTCCCCGGTTACGGCGCGGCGGATGGGACCTACGCTTATCCCGGCGGCAACCTGGCGCACCACGTCAGCGGCGCGGCCAGCCTCGTGACGTCGGGCGGCATCGCGTTCGATCCGGCGACGTTCGTTCCGCTGGCCGGCTCCCCCTTGCTGGGTGCGGCCGCTGCGCTGCCGCCGGAAGTGCCGGCCGCGCACGCGCCCCTGCAGCAGATCCGGGTGGACGTCGCGAACGCGCCCGGGCGCATGTGGATCGGTCCGCGCCCGACCGCGGCCACGCTGGGCGCCATCGAAGGAGTTGCCGGCAGCGCGACCAGCCCGGGCGCGCTCGCTCCGTTCACCAGCGCGGTGCCGGGCGGCGGCGGCCTCGCGCTCTACGGCTGCTCCGCCGGCCAGGACTCCGGTGACGGCTTCAACGTGTTCCTCTACGTGCGCGCCGGGGCCACCGGCGGAACCGGCTCGCGCGCCGCGCCGCTGGGCAGCCTGCAGGCGGCCTACAGCGCCATCACGGGGTCGCAGAAGGCGACGATCTGCGTCGAGGAGGGCACGTTCACCGAGAGCGTGGGCAACGCAGCGGCGGATTCGATCGGCCGCCACTACCGTTTCGTCGGCGGCTTTCTCGCCGGAACCGACTTCAGCCAGCGCTCGGTCAGCCCGGGCCGGGCCACGGTCATCCAGCCGCCGGCGGGGCAATCGGCGCTCCACCTGGGCAACCACGGGCACATCACCGTGGACGGTTTCGAACTCACCGGTGGGCTGCGCGGCCTGTACGTGGCCGGGTACGCTGCCGGCCGGACGCTGGCGGTGCGCAACAACACCGTGCACCACAACGGGATCGTGGTCCACGCACCCGCCGACGTGCCGGCCGGCGCCACGCCGGACACGATCGGCGGGCTGGTGGTCGGCGGCAGCACCGTGGTGGTCGAGTACAACGACGTGTACGCCAACGACGGCGCGCGCAATGGGGCGGGCATCCACGTGCGGGCTCCCTCGGGATCGGAGCAGAACGTTCTCTCGGGCGGCACGCTGACGCCCGGTCCGTCCATGGCGTACGTGCGCTACAACCGAATCCACGGCAACACGCTGCGGTATGACACGCCGCATGGCGCCGGGCTCACCATCAGCAGCAACGCTGTCGTCGAACGCAACATCGTGTGGGGCAACCAGGCCCTGCGCTGGTCGGGCCCGCAGGGGGGTGACGGCGTCGGGGGCGGCATGATCGCGCAGCTGCCGCACGCCACCGTCGACGTGCGCAACAACTGGTTCGAGGGCAACCGCGCCCTCAAGGCCGGGGCCGGTATCTTCCTGGACGAAGCGACGGTGGGAACGGTCGTCGACAACGTGGTGCTCCGCAACGAAGGCGCGGGCGCCATCTTCATCGACGGGCGCGCCGCCGGCGACGCCCCGGGCGACAGGGGCTACGGGACCATCGCCCACAACACCGTGCTCCTGAACACCGGCGCCGCGCTGGGTGTGCAGGACAGCCAGGTGCACGCCTTCAACAACGTGTTCTGGCGCAATGGGAGCGGCAGCGACTTCCTGTTCATGGAAGGTGGCTTGCAGCCGTCGATCGTGCTGGCGGACCGCAACGTGATGCGCCCGGCCTGGCCGGCATCCCCGCACGTGAGCGTGAGCGGCGTCACCACGCTCGAGTTGGTCGAGAGCCCGTTCGCCGCCACCAGCTTCGCGCCGGCGGGCTCCGTCAGCCTCGGCGTGGCCGACCTCCGGCCCGCGGCGGGCGCAGGAATACCCTCGGATCTGGCGAGCACCCTCGTGCCGGCTTTCAGCTGGAGCGGCGCTCTCACGCAGTCCCCGCCGCTCGACGCGGATGGTGCCGGCCGACCCGCCCTCGTGCGCGCCGGAGCATTCCAGTGAGCGGCCGCCGGGCACGCCGCTGCCGTCCCGCTCCCCGCTGACGCCGTGCAGTTGTTGTCCGCTGCATTGCCGCCCTGTTCGCGGCTGGTCGGCGCCGCCCTGGGCAGCTGCGAGGGCTCCGCGCTCGACCATCTGCTGGTGCTGCGCCCGCGCCTGGCGGCGCAGTGCGCGGCCTCGGGGATCCGCATCGCCCTGCTCGTGCGAAGCGGGTGGATCGTGGCCTGGCTGGAAGGGGAAGCCCGGGCGGTGGAGGAGTCCTGGGGCCGCTTCGTCGCAGTGAAGGGGTTCCGCGGACAGCACCTGCTCCATCGCAGCGAAGGGCCGGGCACGCTGCGCCACCCGGTGCAGGTGGCGGCGCTGAGCACGCCGGAGCCGCCCGGTGACGCCGCGCGGCAGCTGCTGGCGGTGCAGCGTCACTGTGATCCGGCCCGGGTGTGGGTGGAGCTGTGTGCTCCTGTGCGGGCCGGCGTCGACATCGCGCACGGCCCCCTCGACGTCGTGCTCGCCGGCTCCGGGAAGAACGAGGCCGTCGACCTGCTGCGAGAGTACGCGCACCACCACGAGTGCGCGGTGGAATACCAGCGCTTCGCCGGCGCCGACGAACGCGGTGCGGATTGCGGTGCCGCCTATGCCGACCTGTGGTTGCGAGCGGCTCGTGTGCGGCTGCACGCGCATTCGCAGCGGTCGCTGCGCCAGGACCTCGCGCGACTGGCCTTGCGACAGCCTCGCGCCTGGGTGCTGTCGCTGGGCGGCTCGCCCGCCGCGAGCTGCCGTCTGGCCGAAGGTCTCGTTCCGCTGCTCGAGTCTGCGCGGCCACCGGCGAAAGTGCATCTGTTGCCCGCGGACGCGGACATGATGCTGCACGTCACGCATGTCCTGCGTGCCGTGCCCGGTATCGTGGTCCGTCAGGGCGCGCCGGACGGCCCTCCGATCCAGACGCTGGACGACATCGCGGACGCCTGCGGCGACGAGGCCACGCCCGGGCTGGCGCAATGCTTGGCCTGACGCCGGGCAACGCGGCCGTTGCATGCTGGTCATTTCGAGGTCCCCGCTGCATCATTGGCAGCCAGGGGGTGCCGGATGCCCGCGAATCCCGTGGTCCTCGCCAAGCTCTCACGGCCGCGACTGCACGACGAGCTGGCTCGCACGCGGCTGCATGCCGTACTCGACGAGGCCGCGGCGCGGCCGGCCGTCTGGATCGCCGCCCAGCCGGGCGCCGGCAAGACGGCGCTGGCGGCGGGATGGCTGGCGAGCCGCAAGCGCGGCGGCATCTGGTACCAGGTCGACCCCGGCGATGACGACCCCGCGTCCTTCATCTACCACTTGCACACGGCCGCGCTCGCCGCGCGCAAGGATGCGGAGCCACTGCCGCTGCTGAGGCCGGAATACCTCGCTGACCTGCCCGGCTTTGCGCGCCGTTTCTTCCGGGAGCTGTTCAGCCGCCTGGGACCGCAGGGCACCCTCGTGCTGGACAACTTCCAGGAGGTGCCCGATGGCTCCTTGCTGCACAAGCTGATCGTCTGCATGGTCGAGCAGGTTCCGCCGGGCGTGAACGTGCTGGTGATCAGCCGCAGCGAGCCGCCCGCCGGTTACGCGACTCTGATTGCGTCGCAGGCCATCTCGGTGGTCGACCCGGGCGAGCTGCACTTCACGCTCGAGGAGACCGCCGCGCTCGCGCAGCGGCGGGGGATCTCCGATCCGCGTCTGGTGCAGGAGCTGCATGCCCGCTCGAACGGCTGGGCCGCGGGGCTGACGCTGCTGCTGGCCCGCAGCGCGCGGAACGGGGCGGTTCCGGACCGCGGCGACACGGAGTCGCTGCAGCACGTGTTCGGCTATTTCGCGCAGCGGGTGTTCGACGAACTGCCCGCGCTGCAGCAGCAGAACCTGATGCGGTTGTCCTTCCTGCCGCAGATGACAGCGGCCCTGGCCCATGGCCTGACCGGGAGCGAAGACGCGGTCCGGTTGCTGGAGCAGCTGTACCGGCGCCACATGTTCACCGACCAGCGCCGCCGCAAGGGCGAACGCGCGGAGGCCGTGTACCAGTTCAACGAGCTGTTCAGGACCTTCCTGCAGCATCGCGCGGAACAGGCGTGGGCCGATGACGAGCGCCGGTCGCTCTCGGGCCGCGCCGGGCGGCTGCTGGAGGAGGCAGGGTGGGGCGAGGACGCGCTCCCCCTGCTCGCGCGCGGCGGCGATTGGGGCTGCTATGCGCGCGTGGTGTGTGCCCGCGCGGAGCCGGCGATCGGGCAGGGGCGCCGCCAGACTGTCAAGGAATGGCTGGAGGCGATGCCGGCCGGTGAGCTGGAACGCAGCCCCTGGCTCGGGTACTGGCAGGGGCGTTCGCTCCTGCAATCGGCGCCGGCACGTTCAGTGGAGGTGCTCGAGGAGGCGTGCGAGCGTTTCCAGCAGGCGGGCGACGTCGCCGGCCAGCTGGCTTGCGGGGCAGCGGTGGTGAACGCGCTCTGGTTCACGCGCCTTGGCTGGTCGGAAGTGGCGCCCTGGGTCGAGCGGCTCGAACCGCTTCTGCATCGGCACGTCGCGTTTCCATCTGCCGCGATCGAGCTGACGAGCTACGCAGCCCTGCACGCCGCGCTGTCCTTCTGCCGGCTGGACCACCCCGCCATCCCCGGACTCGCCCGCCGGCTGCTCGCGCTCGTCGGCGACGACACCCTGGACTGGACCCAGCGCCTCACCACGGCGACGCACCTGATCACCTTCCTGCACAACTCGGGCGAGGACGACCTGGTCCGGCAGCTGATGGGCAAGGTCGATCCCGTCGTCGAGAGCCGGCCGGCCAGCGCATTGAGCCGGTCGTTCTGGTACACGTTCCGGGCGATCCACGACATGCGCAACGCGCGCTACGAGGAGTCGTCCGAACGCTTCCAGCGCGCCGAGGACCTGGCGCGGGAGGAGGGACTGCTGCAGGCGGAGTACGCCGCGCTCCAGTTCCGCACGTACCTGGACATCGTCTTCCGGCGCTTCGCCGACGCGCAGGCCCGCCTGGCGCGGATGGAGCTGCACCCGGCCCGCAGCAGCCCGGACGCGGAGATGAACTACTGGCTGGCGCAGACGCTTCTGGCGCAGGCCAGGCGCGACGTCACCACCGCCTACGGCCACGCGCAGCGAACGCTGCAGGCCATCGAGCGGGTCGGAGCCGCCTATTTCCGCGCCACCTTCCGCCCGCTGCTGGCGAGCGCGTTCGCCGACGGGGGGGACTTCGTCGCGGCGCGGGAGCTGCTCGCCTCCTCGCGCAACATGGTGCGTGGCACCTATCTCGAGGTGATGGAGACGCAGCTGCTGCTGGAAGAGGCCCACATCGAGAACGCCTGCGGCGACACGCGTGCGGCGCTGGCGCTGGTCGCCAGGGCATTGGCGCTGGCCCAGACCGGCAGCGGGCTGAACGCGTATGCGCAGCGCGTGCTCTCGCGCAACCGTTCGCTGCTGGAACTCGCGCTCGCTGCCGGTATCGAGACCGACTACGTGCGCCGCGAGATCCGCATGTGGCGGCTGTCCCCGCCGACGGAGGAGATCCCCGGCTGGCCCTGGCCGATCCGGGTCCGCACGCTTGGGAGCTTCGAGGTGCTCGTCAACGATGCGCCGGTCGAGTTCGGGCGCAAGGTTCCGAAGCGTCCGCTCGCCGTGCTCAAGGCAGTCGTCGCGCGCGGCGGCAGCTGCCCTGAGTCGGTGCTGATCGATGCGTTCTGGCGAGACGAGGCCGGCGATCAGGCCGCCAAATCGCTGGGGGTCGCGGTGCACCGGCTTCGCCCCCTGCTGGGCGACTCCGAAGTGGTCGTGCAGCAGGGCGGCCATGTCTCGCTGGACCGCTCGCGCGTGTGGGTGGACGCCTGGACCTTCGAGCGCTCGCTCGAGCGGGCACGCGAGCGGCGCGACCTGGAGGCGACGGCCGCGGCGCTCGCGTTGTACCGGGGCGCCTTCCTCGCGGAGGAGGAGGGCGAGAGCTGGCCGCTCGCGATGCGTGAGCGGCTGCGCAGCAAGTTCATCCAGGCGGTGGACTGGGCCGGGGCGCACCTGGAAACCCAAGGACGCACGCTTGAGGCCATCGACTGCTACTGGCGCGGCCTCGAAGCCGATAACGTGGTCGAACCGTTCTACCAGGGGCTGATGCGCTGCTACCACCGCCTGGACCGCATGCCCGAAGCGGTGAGCGCGTATCGCAAGCTCAAGCAGATCCTCTCCGTGACCCTGAGCCTGCAGCCCTCCACGGCCACCGAGAAGCTTTACCTCTCGCTGCGACTGGACCTGGCGGAACGCGCCGGGTGAGGCGCAGGCGCCGCGGCCGCTCGCGAATCGGTAGTGAAACCGTAGCAGGGCGCAACCTACCCTGCGGGCTCCGTTTTCAAGGAGCCCACCGTGAGTTCGAACCCTCGTTACCCGAAATTCCCTGGCGTGCGCCGATGGCGTGCATCACTGGGGCTGGCGCTTCCGCTGGCCGCGCTGCTGGCCGGATGCGCCGCACAGCCGACGACGACGGCGACGGCGGCGCCGCGATCGTGTCCCGAGATCGCCGCCGAGATCGCCAACACCCAGGGCGAGCTGGCCGCCGCGCGCAACAAGGAGCAGCACGCGTGGAGAGCGGTGATCCCGTTTGCCGTCGTGGGGCGGTATGTCAGCGGCAAGGCGGCCGCCGGTCAGGCGCAGCAGCGCATGGAGGTGCTGAACGAGCAGTACGCGAAGGAGGGCTGCGAGCGTCGGGCGGCGTGACGGTCGACGCTCGGCAGCATGTATTGGCATCCACAGTGTCATAATTCCGTGAAATGGCACGATGGATGCCAATTTAAAGGAGCGGCGGTCATGGATACGTTGTGGTTTGGAGTCGGGGCTGCGGTCGCAGCCGTGGTGCTGGTCCGTTTCGGCGTGCCCGCCTTGCTGAAGGCGCTGGGTCTTCACCCCGACTACCGGGGCCCTCGTTACCGGTTGCCTGGCGGGCGGGCGCTGATCGTGACGACCAGCCATGCCACCCTCGACCGCCCCGGCGCCCCGGGGGCGGGGCGCAAGACCGGCGTGTTCGCATCGGAGTTCACCGCCCCTTACTACGCATTCGTCGATGCGGGCATGGACGTGGACGTGGCCAGCATCAAGGGAGGCGAGATCCCCGTCGAGCCTTTCTCGCTCAGCTGGCTGCTCGCCTCGCGGGCCGACCGCCGGTTCCTGCGGGATGTGCGGCTGCAGGCTTTGACACGCCACTCCCTTCCCGTCTCCGGCCTGGATTTCACCCGCTACGACATCGTGTTCCTGGCGGGAGGATGGGGCGCCGCGTACGACCTCGCAGGCTGCGAACCGCTCGCGCGCGGCATCACCGCGGCCTGGCGCGCCGGCAAGGTGGTCGGCGGCGTGTGCCACGGTCCGCTCGGGCTGCTCAAGGCGCTGGACACGAATGGCGCGCCGCTCGTGCGCGGCAAGCGGCTCACCGCCGTCACCAACCGCCAGGTGGAACAGCTGGGCATCCGGTTCACGCCCCAACATCCCGAGCGCGAGCTGCGGGCGGCCGGCGCGATCTTCGAGAGTGCGACCGCGCGGCGGGAGGTCTTCGCGCAGCACGTGGTCGCCGACGGGCGGCTCGTGACAGGACAGAACCAGAACGCGGGGGACGTGACCGCGCAACGAATGCTGGAGATCGCGGGCGGCCAGCGGGTGACGGAGGCGGTGGTCGCGCCCGTACAGTAACGGGATGCCCGCCAAATCGCAGGCGAAGCCGCCGCCGGTCCCGGAGGACCGCCGTCGGCGCCGCAGCATCACCACCCGCAGGAAGATCGCCGACGCCCTGCTGTCCCTCGTCAGCGAAGGCATCGTGCGCCCGACCGCGGAACAGGTGGCGACCCGGGCGCAGGTGGGGCTGCGCACCGTGTTCCGGCACTTCGAGGACATGGAGACGCTCTACCGCGAGGTGATCCGCGGCGTGGACACGGTGGTGCTGCCGGTGGTCGAAGGCCGCCGCGCGAGCGCCGACTGGAAAGAGGAGCTGCGCAGCACCTGCGGAACGCTTGCGCACCACTACGAGCGGCTTGCCGCCAGCTACCTGGTCAGCCAGGTCCACCGCCACCATTCCGCTTACCTGGACGCGCAGCTGCGCCGCTATTCGCAGCTGCAGGGCGAGGCGCTGCGCCGGCAACTGCCGCCAGTCGTGCTGGCGGACCAGGCGTGTGTGGATGCGCTCAGCTTGCTGCTGAGCATGGATGCGTGGGTGCACCTGCGCCGCGAGCAAGGCTTGACATTCGACGCGGCCCTGCAGGCCATCGAACGTGCCACGGCGGGCCTCGCCGCGGCGTTCGCGGGCGACGGGCGGGGCTTGCGCAGGAGGTGAGGCGCGCGGGCGCCGCGCTCGCACTCATCCCGCCGGCACCAGCTGGACGCGAGGGACGCAGAAGCTGTGCCCGACCAGTGCGCGGGCGAAGAAGTAGTCGTTGCGCGCCGGCTCCGTCATCGCGTCCAGGTCGACGCGGCCGTGGTCGTCGCACAGGAAGGCGAACCGCTCGCCGTCATGACGGAGCCGTTCGAAACAGAGGAAGCGGCGCAATGCGGGCGCCGGGCCGTTGGCGGACTGCATGTGGAACTCCTTGGGAACGCACGGCCATCTTGGAAGGCCCGCCTTGCCGGCGCGTGTCACTCGCCCGGGA from the Ramlibacter henchirensis genome contains:
- a CDS encoding BTAD domain-containing putative transcriptional regulator; translation: MPANPVVLAKLSRPRLHDELARTRLHAVLDEAAARPAVWIAAQPGAGKTALAAGWLASRKRGGIWYQVDPGDDDPASFIYHLHTAALAARKDAEPLPLLRPEYLADLPGFARRFFRELFSRLGPQGTLVLDNFQEVPDGSLLHKLIVCMVEQVPPGVNVLVISRSEPPAGYATLIASQAISVVDPGELHFTLEETAALAQRRGISDPRLVQELHARSNGWAAGLTLLLARSARNGAVPDRGDTESLQHVFGYFAQRVFDELPALQQQNLMRLSFLPQMTAALAHGLTGSEDAVRLLEQLYRRHMFTDQRRRKGERAEAVYQFNELFRTFLQHRAEQAWADDERRSLSGRAGRLLEEAGWGEDALPLLARGGDWGCYARVVCARAEPAIGQGRRQTVKEWLEAMPAGELERSPWLGYWQGRSLLQSAPARSVEVLEEACERFQQAGDVAGQLACGAAVVNALWFTRLGWSEVAPWVERLEPLLHRHVAFPSAAIELTSYAALHAALSFCRLDHPAIPGLARRLLALVGDDTLDWTQRLTTATHLITFLHNSGEDDLVRQLMGKVDPVVESRPASALSRSFWYTFRAIHDMRNARYEESSERFQRAEDLAREEGLLQAEYAALQFRTYLDIVFRRFADAQARLARMELHPARSSPDAEMNYWLAQTLLAQARRDVTTAYGHAQRTLQAIERVGAAYFRATFRPLLASAFADGGDFVAARELLASSRNMVRGTYLEVMETQLLLEEAHIENACGDTRAALALVARALALAQTGSGLNAYAQRVLSRNRSLLELALAAGIETDYVRREIRMWRLSPPTEEIPGWPWPIRVRTLGSFEVLVNDAPVEFGRKVPKRPLAVLKAVVARGGSCPESVLIDAFWRDEAGDQAAKSLGVAVHRLRPLLGDSEVVVQQGGHVSLDRSRVWVDAWTFERSLERARERRDLEATAAALALYRGAFLAEEEGESWPLAMRERLRSKFIQAVDWAGAHLETQGRTLEAIDCYWRGLEADNVVEPFYQGLMRCYHRLDRMPEAVSAYRKLKQILSVTLSLQPSTATEKLYLSLRLDLAERAG
- a CDS encoding TetR/AcrR family transcriptional regulator, whose translation is MPAKSQAKPPPVPEDRRRRRSITTRRKIADALLSLVSEGIVRPTAEQVATRAQVGLRTVFRHFEDMETLYREVIRGVDTVVLPVVEGRRASADWKEELRSTCGTLAHHYERLAASYLVSQVHRHHSAYLDAQLRRYSQLQGEALRRQLPPVVLADQACVDALSLLLSMDAWVHLRREQGLTFDAALQAIERATAGLAAAFAGDGRGLRRR
- a CDS encoding type 1 glutamine amidotransferase domain-containing protein, giving the protein MDTLWFGVGAAVAAVVLVRFGVPALLKALGLHPDYRGPRYRLPGGRALIVTTSHATLDRPGAPGAGRKTGVFASEFTAPYYAFVDAGMDVDVASIKGGEIPVEPFSLSWLLASRADRRFLRDVRLQALTRHSLPVSGLDFTRYDIVFLAGGWGAAYDLAGCEPLARGITAAWRAGKVVGGVCHGPLGLLKALDTNGAPLVRGKRLTAVTNRQVEQLGIRFTPQHPERELRAAGAIFESATARREVFAQHVVADGRLVTGQNQNAGDVTAQRMLEIAGGQRVTEAVVAPVQ
- a CDS encoding right-handed parallel beta-helix repeat-containing protein codes for the protein MKTNTSIDVPTRRVPRTLAALFTAAALAACGGGGAGTDGAAPPGSPGTGTVHAAPSPLPGDLPGSGTTAPPSGPAGPASSAAYAPIAVTCAHVGSGREINVNPAAPVVSSGSVQNHHSLSEVNWNALGPGDTVRIHWKATPYREKILISSSGTQDQPIRVCGVPSAAGELPFISGAGATTRGDLDFGNTPAVPYSLQQRGIVVVYRRHWGQHAAHVRIEGLKIGQTLVGLGRESEVAAFVATDGQPYTYDSAAACIWVQKARDVQIRGNIITGCGNGVFTLSRADEGLGTVVRDLLLEGNYIHGNALSDSDQKHQAYLQGINFTVQYNYFGPPRQPVAGSGGNNLKMRTAGEVVRYNYFENGARPIDLVEVEDFIELVAPWRYARWRSQSANADFVNAETDAYVAAAWAAYQRSYVYGNIVNVWGSPSPGNVVHYSFDNSQHDRRPGTLFFHSNTVRISADAVGGNLRKNLFDQGPWWGDAGYYNIPVGATNVGSALHYVVGGTDYGPMLQHTQAQYAAIRAVNNAIQLTSATPGATRFAFGWTRYKADQVQLGANWISSGWDAVVPAAGNTTFPGYGAADGTYAYPGGNLAHHVSGAASLVTSGGIAFDPATFVPLAGSPLLGAAAALPPEVPAAHAPLQQIRVDVANAPGRMWIGPRPTAATLGAIEGVAGSATSPGALAPFTSAVPGGGGLALYGCSAGQDSGDGFNVFLYVRAGATGGTGSRAAPLGSLQAAYSAITGSQKATICVEEGTFTESVGNAAADSIGRHYRFVGGFLAGTDFSQRSVSPGRATVIQPPAGQSALHLGNHGHITVDGFELTGGLRGLYVAGYAAGRTLAVRNNTVHHNGIVVHAPADVPAGATPDTIGGLVVGGSTVVVEYNDVYANDGARNGAGIHVRAPSGSEQNVLSGGTLTPGPSMAYVRYNRIHGNTLRYDTPHGAGLTISSNAVVERNIVWGNQALRWSGPQGGDGVGGGMIAQLPHATVDVRNNWFEGNRALKAGAGIFLDEATVGTVVDNVVLRNEGAGAIFIDGRAAGDAPGDRGYGTIAHNTVLLNTGAALGVQDSQVHAFNNVFWRNGSGSDFLFMEGGLQPSIVLADRNVMRPAWPASPHVSVSGVTTLELVESPFAATSFAPAGSVSLGVADLRPAAGAGIPSDLASTLVPAFSWSGALTQSPPLDADGAGRPALVRAGAFQ